The Micromonospora sp. NBC_00421 genome contains a region encoding:
- a CDS encoding ATP-binding protein: protein MVSRITCEVRDESPVTVVRLTGALDLGTMRAVHTALDRCLTTQPDALVVDLGGVTVADRLALSVFAATARQAADWPAVPVVLCSPPPDAAAWLATSTTCRVVPVRQDCAEATRLAGASAAPRLRARLEPVAGACRRARELVGDACSRWNVPHLAEPASLVLSELVGNVVRHAHTPMRITLTLHQPYLRVAVADGSRTAARAGRPSLTAEGGRGLLLIREMAQRWGSSPLADGKVVWALLPAN from the coding sequence ATGGTCAGCCGCATCACCTGCGAGGTTCGCGACGAGTCACCCGTGACCGTCGTACGCCTCACCGGCGCGCTCGACCTCGGCACCATGCGCGCCGTGCACACCGCGCTGGACCGCTGCCTGACCACCCAGCCGGACGCGCTGGTGGTCGACCTGGGCGGGGTGACCGTCGCCGACCGGCTGGCGCTGTCGGTCTTCGCCGCCACCGCCCGGCAGGCCGCCGACTGGCCCGCCGTACCGGTGGTGCTCTGCTCTCCCCCGCCGGACGCCGCGGCCTGGCTGGCCACCTCCACCACCTGCCGGGTGGTGCCGGTGCGGCAGGACTGCGCGGAGGCGACCCGGCTGGCCGGGGCGTCCGCGGCACCCCGGCTGCGGGCCCGGTTGGAGCCGGTGGCGGGGGCCTGCCGGCGGGCCCGCGAACTGGTCGGGGACGCCTGCTCCCGGTGGAACGTGCCGCACCTGGCGGAGCCGGCGTCGCTGGTGCTCAGCGAACTGGTCGGCAACGTGGTGCGACACGCCCACACCCCGATGCGGATCACGTTGACCCTGCACCAGCCCTACCTGCGGGTGGCGGTCGCCGACGGCAGCCGGACGGCGGCCCGCGCGGGCCGCCCGAGCCTGACCGCCGAGGGGGGCCGGGGGTTGCTGCTGATCCGGGAGATGGCACAGCGCTGGGGCAGCTCCCCACTGGCCGACGGCAAGGTGGTCTGGGCGCTCCTGCCCGCGAATTGA